The Legionella spiritensis DNA segment GAGTTGATGATATGCTTTAGATAGGTTATTCATTTTATTTCATGAGATATGTATCAATCGTCGTCCCACAGCCTGTCCTTGATGACATACAATATCCATAAAGGATTTGGAGTGGGGCGACGTCGTTTTCTGTTACCGGAAATGCGGGAGGCGATTTCCGAGTTAAATCCCGATTTTGTATTTTTACAGGAAGTGCAGGGTCAGCATTCACGTCGAGAAAAACGGATCGATGATTGGCCGATTTCCCCCCAATTTGAATACATTGCGGAAAAAATCTGGCCTCACTATCTTTATGCCAAAAACGCTATCTATCAATCCGGACATCATGGCAATGCCATTTTAAGCAAATATCCGTTTGCCGCGTTTGAGAATACCAATCTTTCTTCAAGCCGCAGGGCTTCCCGCAGCATTTTACATGGGCAAATCAAGATAGCAGGCTCTCTGCCGACAACACTGCATTTGTTATGTGTTCATTTAGGGTTATTTAAAGCGGAGCGTGCCTCGCAATGCGAAGAATTGATGCGGAGAATTTCCGAGACAATTCCAGCCCATGAACCCTTGCTTATGGCTGGAGATTTTAATGATTGGCGCCGTGTTTTATCAAAACCTCTGGCGGATCATTTGGGTATAAGGGAAGCGTTTTATAGCAAGGAGGGTCAGTATGCACGATCCTATCCGGCGATCAAACCGGCATTGTGTGTGGACAGGATTTATTTTCGCGGCGTAAACGTGGTTGAGGTTCAATGCCTGCAAGGCAAGCCCTGGCGGTTATTATCTGATCATGTTCCACTTTTTGCCCGGATTGAAATTTGTTGAACAACAGGCGATTGCCAAAAGCTTGCTTCCGGCAATCGTGAAAGTAATTAAAGTGGAATCCCTGATTATTCCATATCGGGCTGATATTCGCCAAAACAGGCGGCGCTGTTGAGACGAGCTCGTTTTAACAGTGCTTGTTGCGCTGCTTCAACCTTGGAAGAATGACCTCCCCACGTATTCAGGCAGTCTTCCTGGAGTGCGCGTCCATAGGAAAAGCTCAATGTCCAGGGTTGATAGCCGCTACTGTTGATGGCATTAAGGTTGGCTGTAGCCTGTTGTGGTGTTTGACCCCCTGACAGGAAATTAATGGTTGGTACGGCGGCCGGAACATTATTACGAAACACGTCAATAGTATAATCGGCTATTTCTTCCGGGCTACTGAATGGATTAAAACTTTTACCGGATGTGATCATGCTGGGTTTTAACACAATATGTTCCAATTCAACCTGGTGGATAAAAAGAGCGCGAAACAATTCGTGCAACACCATTTCACAGGCTTCCGCACAATGTTCAATGGTATGTTCGCCATCCATTAATACTTCCGGTTCTACAATAGGTATAATCCCGACGGATTGGCAGGCGGCCGCATAACGGGCCAGAACTTCGGCCCCTGCCTTGATGGCGGTAATGCTTGGCGTGTATTCGCCTATGCTGTATACGTTACGCCATTTGGCGAATTTGGCGCCCTGTTCCTTAAATTGCAGAAGACGCTCCGTTAATCCGTCAAGACCCTGGGTGATCTTTTCATTGTCGGTATTGGTCAGATCAACCAGTCCTTTATCCACTTTGATACCGGGCAAGATACCTTTTTCGGCAAATATCTGGGTGATGGGGGTGCCTTTCTCATCATTATGGTGGAAGGTTTCTTCAAATAAAATAACGCCGTTAATGTATTGCTCCAGTCCCTCGGTATTGGCCAGAAGGAGGCGGTAATCACGGCGATTGTCTTCGGTATTCTCAATGCCGATTCCGGCGAAACGTTTGCCAATAGTCCCGGTACTTTCATCGGCGGCTAAAATGCCTTTGCCATCCTGGAGAAGATGCTCCATGGTTGCTGATAATTCATCGTAATACATAATTTATTGTCTCCTGGTCATTACTAGGGCGTATCCCTAAAGTTATTTTGAAATATATTTTTCCCGGATAATTTGTTGCATGGCAAATCCTCTCTCTTGCAACGCACGAAACGCGTCATCGATCATACCGGGATTTCCACACAAATAAACCACATCGTTTTCGGGGTTTGGTTCCAGTTCCGCAAACGCGTGTTGTACATAGCCTGTGTATTCATTTTCCTGCAGGGTTTCCTTGTTTTCCCGGCTTAAATGAGCACGAAACGTCACTTGCGGGTGCTCTTTGGCCAAGGCTCGGAATTCCTCGGGGTAAAGAAGGTCTTCCCGTTTCTGGACACCTTGTAAAATGACAATCTGTAAGGAAGGATTGCGCTCAAGGCGGGTTTTCAGTTCGGTTATCATGGATCTGTAAGGGGTGATCCCGGTGCTGGTAGCAGCCAGAATGTAGCGTTTGGGCATATCGTCTTTTAGTATCAACCGACCGAAAGGTCCATTAATGTTGATGGTATCGCCGGGGGATAAATGAAACAGCAAGTCGGTGCCGGGGCCGCCTTCCACATAGCCGGCTGCAAACTCTATGCGATTGTTTTGTTGGGGGGTATTGGCAATACTGTAGCTGCGTCGCAGTATTTTATTATCCCGTTCAAAATGAATCGTGATAAATTGTCCCGGAGTATAATTAAAAGCGGGGGATAACTCGCGCTTAAAAATAAAATGTTTCACATTTGGAGAAAGCATGAACGCTTCTTCCAGTACGATGGGAAAGGTTTTGACTTGCATAATTTTACAGCCTGGCTTTAAAAACATCTAATATAGGGGAAAAATCAAGCATTGCAAGGGTATGGGCCGCTGATATTTCGTTTTATAGTTGTAATGGCATTTGAATAGGTACTATTTTCCCCGTGTAAGGCAAACTATCAACAAACCCCGGTAAAGGAAATGAGTGTATAATTATTAATATGACCAGTGACGATTTAGTAATGATGATCGGCAATTTAAGCCGATCGCTTTTTCCGGTGCAGCATCTTATTTCAGGGGCTGCTTATCTGGTAGGTATTCTTTTTTTTATAACGGCAATCTCCAAATTGCGTAAAATAGGGGA contains these protein-coding regions:
- a CDS encoding ferredoxin--NADP reductase; this encodes MQVKTFPIVLEEAFMLSPNVKHFIFKRELSPAFNYTPGQFITIHFERDNKILRRSYSIANTPQQNNRIEFAAGYVEGGPGTDLLFHLSPGDTININGPFGRLILKDDMPKRYILAATSTGITPYRSMITELKTRLERNPSLQIVILQGVQKREDLLYPEEFRALAKEHPQVTFRAHLSRENKETLQENEYTGYVQHAFAELEPNPENDVVYLCGNPGMIDDAFRALQERGFAMQQIIREKYISK
- a CDS encoding class I fructose-bisphosphate aldolase, producing MYYDELSATMEHLLQDGKGILAADESTGTIGKRFAGIGIENTEDNRRDYRLLLANTEGLEQYINGVILFEETFHHNDEKGTPITQIFAEKGILPGIKVDKGLVDLTNTDNEKITQGLDGLTERLLQFKEQGAKFAKWRNVYSIGEYTPSITAIKAGAEVLARYAAACQSVGIIPIVEPEVLMDGEHTIEHCAEACEMVLHELFRALFIHQVELEHIVLKPSMITSGKSFNPFSSPEEIADYTIDVFRNNVPAAVPTINFLSGGQTPQQATANLNAINSSGYQPWTLSFSYGRALQEDCLNTWGGHSSKVEAAQQALLKRARLNSAACFGEYQPDME
- a CDS encoding endonuclease/exonuclease/phosphatase family protein, translating into MYQSSSHSLSLMTYNIHKGFGVGRRRFLLPEMREAISELNPDFVFLQEVQGQHSRREKRIDDWPISPQFEYIAEKIWPHYLYAKNAIYQSGHHGNAILSKYPFAAFENTNLSSSRRASRSILHGQIKIAGSLPTTLHLLCVHLGLFKAERASQCEELMRRISETIPAHEPLLMAGDFNDWRRVLSKPLADHLGIREAFYSKEGQYARSYPAIKPALCVDRIYFRGVNVVEVQCLQGKPWRLLSDHVPLFARIEIC